A genomic region of Arachis hypogaea cultivar Tifrunner chromosome 5, arahy.Tifrunner.gnm2.J5K5, whole genome shotgun sequence contains the following coding sequences:
- the LOC112801657 gene encoding uncharacterized protein isoform X2, with translation MGRAITKSMIRRMMITTTKNSAVGHFLRRTSTPHLNSSSLFHLHNPSSLTHHVVQQKSHLCSFSSDPRRFFSIGFSDDVRDEASEEGETTDDGWEEEDDSEPMIGDGGDGGGVALRNVPWGQRALSVAKDILKEFNEDIELYAFKTSPRGYVYVRLDKLTNEYGCPSMEELERYNQEYKKRLDEVGALGEIPDDLALEVSSPGAERILKVPDDLNRFQDMPMRVHYTENTESNSTEEDGVFLLESIEKESEVCVWKLADVKENRDPLRKGKPLSRKQKDWRLELPFNMHRMVTLYLD, from the exons ATGGGGAGAGCCATTACTAAGAGCATGATCAGGAGGATGATGATAACGACGACGAAGAACAGCGCTGTTGGTCACTTCCTCCGACGGACCTCAACCCCTCACTTGAACAGCTCTTCTCTCTTCCATTTACATAACCCATCTTCTCTCACTCATCACGTTGTTCAACAAAAATCCCATCTTTGCTCCTTTTCCTCTGATCCCCGTCGGTTTTTCAGCATTGGCTTCTCTGACGATGTTCGAG ATGAGGCAAGTGAAGAAGGAGAAACCACTGATGATGGATGGGAAGAAGAAGACGATTCTGAGCCTATG ATTGGTGATGGGGGTGATGGCGGTGGAGTTGCCTTGCGTAATGTTCCCTGGGGCCAGCGGGCGCTCTCTGTTGCCAAGGATATCCTTAAGGAGTTTAATGAGGACATTGAACTATATGCTTTCAAGACTAGTCCTCGAGGATATGTTTATGTGAGATTAGACAAATTAACAAATGA ATATGGCTGTCCAAGCATGGAAGAGCTTGAACGATATAATCAAGAATACAAGAAAAGATTAGATGAGGTTGGAGCACTTGGAGAGATACCTGATGATTTGGCACTTGAG GTTTCATCCCCAGGTGCTGAGAGGATACTAAAAGTGCCAGATGATCTTAATCGTTTCCAAGACATGCCCATGAGAGTCCACTATACGGAAAATACAGAATCCAATAGCACAGAAGAGGATGGAGTTTTCTTGTTAGAGTCTATAGAGAAAGAATCAGAGGTATGTGTGTGGAAGCTGGCAGATGTTAAAGAGAACAGAGACCCTCTCAGAAAAGGCAAGCCTTTAAGTCGAAAACAGAAGGATTGGCGATTAGAATTGCCGTTTAACATGCATAGAATGGTAACCCTGTATCTTGATTAA
- the LOC112801657 gene encoding uncharacterized protein isoform X1, producing MGRAITKSMIRRMMITTTKNSAVGHFLRRTSTPHLNSSSLFHLHNPSSLTHHVVQQKSHLCSFSSDPRRFFSIGFSDDVRGLSISKFADEASEEGETTDDGWEEEDDSEPMIGDGGDGGGVALRNVPWGQRALSVAKDILKEFNEDIELYAFKTSPRGYVYVRLDKLTNEYGCPSMEELERYNQEYKKRLDEVGALGEIPDDLALEVSSPGAERILKVPDDLNRFQDMPMRVHYTENTESNSTEEDGVFLLESIEKESEVCVWKLADVKENRDPLRKGKPLSRKQKDWRLELPFNMHRMVTLYLD from the exons ATGGGGAGAGCCATTACTAAGAGCATGATCAGGAGGATGATGATAACGACGACGAAGAACAGCGCTGTTGGTCACTTCCTCCGACGGACCTCAACCCCTCACTTGAACAGCTCTTCTCTCTTCCATTTACATAACCCATCTTCTCTCACTCATCACGTTGTTCAACAAAAATCCCATCTTTGCTCCTTTTCCTCTGATCCCCGTCGGTTTTTCAGCATTGGCTTCTCTGACGATGTTCGAG GTTTGTCTATTTCAAAATTTGCAGATGAGGCAAGTGAAGAAGGAGAAACCACTGATGATGGATGGGAAGAAGAAGACGATTCTGAGCCTATG ATTGGTGATGGGGGTGATGGCGGTGGAGTTGCCTTGCGTAATGTTCCCTGGGGCCAGCGGGCGCTCTCTGTTGCCAAGGATATCCTTAAGGAGTTTAATGAGGACATTGAACTATATGCTTTCAAGACTAGTCCTCGAGGATATGTTTATGTGAGATTAGACAAATTAACAAATGA ATATGGCTGTCCAAGCATGGAAGAGCTTGAACGATATAATCAAGAATACAAGAAAAGATTAGATGAGGTTGGAGCACTTGGAGAGATACCTGATGATTTGGCACTTGAG GTTTCATCCCCAGGTGCTGAGAGGATACTAAAAGTGCCAGATGATCTTAATCGTTTCCAAGACATGCCCATGAGAGTCCACTATACGGAAAATACAGAATCCAATAGCACAGAAGAGGATGGAGTTTTCTTGTTAGAGTCTATAGAGAAAGAATCAGAGGTATGTGTGTGGAAGCTGGCAGATGTTAAAGAGAACAGAGACCCTCTCAGAAAAGGCAAGCCTTTAAGTCGAAAACAGAAGGATTGGCGATTAGAATTGCCGTTTAACATGCATAGAATGGTAACCCTGTATCTTGATTAA
- the LOC112801657 gene encoding uncharacterized protein isoform X4, protein MGRAITKSMIRRMMITTTKNSAVGHFLRRTSTPHLNSSSLFHLHNPSSLTHHVVQQKSHLCSFSSDPRRFFSIGFSDDVRDEASEEGETTDDGWEEEDDSEPMIGDGGDGGGVALRNVPWGQRALSVAKDILKEFNEDIELYAFKTSPRGYVYVRLDKLTNEYGCPSMEELERYNQEYKKRLDEVGALGEIPDDLALEVLRGY, encoded by the exons ATGGGGAGAGCCATTACTAAGAGCATGATCAGGAGGATGATGATAACGACGACGAAGAACAGCGCTGTTGGTCACTTCCTCCGACGGACCTCAACCCCTCACTTGAACAGCTCTTCTCTCTTCCATTTACATAACCCATCTTCTCTCACTCATCACGTTGTTCAACAAAAATCCCATCTTTGCTCCTTTTCCTCTGATCCCCGTCGGTTTTTCAGCATTGGCTTCTCTGACGATGTTCGAG ATGAGGCAAGTGAAGAAGGAGAAACCACTGATGATGGATGGGAAGAAGAAGACGATTCTGAGCCTATG ATTGGTGATGGGGGTGATGGCGGTGGAGTTGCCTTGCGTAATGTTCCCTGGGGCCAGCGGGCGCTCTCTGTTGCCAAGGATATCCTTAAGGAGTTTAATGAGGACATTGAACTATATGCTTTCAAGACTAGTCCTCGAGGATATGTTTATGTGAGATTAGACAAATTAACAAATGA ATATGGCTGTCCAAGCATGGAAGAGCTTGAACGATATAATCAAGAATACAAGAAAAGATTAGATGAGGTTGGAGCACTTGGAGAGATACCTGATGATTTGGCACTTGAG GTGCTGAGAGGATACTAA
- the LOC112801657 gene encoding uncharacterized protein isoform X3, translating into MGRAITKSMIRRMMITTTKNSAVGHFLRRTSTPHLNSSSLFHLHNPSSLTHHVVQQKSHLCSFSSDPRRFFSIGFSDDVRGLSISKFADEASEEGETTDDGWEEEDDSEPMIGDGGDGGGVALRNVPWGQRALSVAKDILKEFNEDIELYAFKTSPRGYVYVRLDKLTNEYGCPSMEELERYNQEYKKRLDEVGALGEIPDDLALEVLRGY; encoded by the exons ATGGGGAGAGCCATTACTAAGAGCATGATCAGGAGGATGATGATAACGACGACGAAGAACAGCGCTGTTGGTCACTTCCTCCGACGGACCTCAACCCCTCACTTGAACAGCTCTTCTCTCTTCCATTTACATAACCCATCTTCTCTCACTCATCACGTTGTTCAACAAAAATCCCATCTTTGCTCCTTTTCCTCTGATCCCCGTCGGTTTTTCAGCATTGGCTTCTCTGACGATGTTCGAG GTTTGTCTATTTCAAAATTTGCAGATGAGGCAAGTGAAGAAGGAGAAACCACTGATGATGGATGGGAAGAAGAAGACGATTCTGAGCCTATG ATTGGTGATGGGGGTGATGGCGGTGGAGTTGCCTTGCGTAATGTTCCCTGGGGCCAGCGGGCGCTCTCTGTTGCCAAGGATATCCTTAAGGAGTTTAATGAGGACATTGAACTATATGCTTTCAAGACTAGTCCTCGAGGATATGTTTATGTGAGATTAGACAAATTAACAAATGA ATATGGCTGTCCAAGCATGGAAGAGCTTGAACGATATAATCAAGAATACAAGAAAAGATTAGATGAGGTTGGAGCACTTGGAGAGATACCTGATGATTTGGCACTTGAG GTGCTGAGAGGATACTAA
- the LOC140184706 gene encoding uncharacterized protein, which translates to MGDRETGRSYVVSMAAERIGLEDLMAQFLPKASKDSSATHSVEHSTSPSAEVHSALPPPKSAGPIVTAGSSSSGVVPLEAEPAGRGSDVAIIDNPRKWKSAFSPEGSLTVMEKNFDIGGFIDSTRVWYRRVLS; encoded by the exons ATGGGTGATCGAGAGACGGGTAGGAGCTATGTAG TGAGCATGGCTGCCGAGCGCATTGGTCTtgaagatttaatggcccaattTCTCCCTAAGGCAAGCAAAGATAGTTCTGCGACACATTCTGTCGAGCACTCGACTTCCCCTAGTGCCGAGGTGCATTCGGCTCTTCCTCCACCGAAATCTGCCGGCCCAATTGTTACGGCTGGTTCGAGCAGCAGTGGAGTGGTGCCTCTTGAGGCCGAGCCGGCTGGAAGGGGTTCTGATGTTGCGATTATCGACAACCCTCGTAAGTGGAAGTCGGCCTTTAGTCCTGAGGGGTCACTCACTGTGATGGAGAAGAATTTTGACATCGGGGGCTTCATTGACTCGACTCGTGTCTGGTACCGACGAGTTCTTTCCTAA
- the LOC140173213 gene encoding uncharacterized protein, whose product MADSQKFVRRCKKCQKNASFHKVPTAKLGLLMASRPFSQWRIDLLGPFPVGPGQLKYLIVAIDYYTKWIEAEPLANISLGNCRKFVWRQIISKFRITKSDNSSILHRKNALLTYGIDAIIPVEIGEPNPRLLLGGVDEAVEKDLVNETRKTAHLSETALKQRIALCYNAKVLRKKFEPDDLVLQRNNIGLPTLGEGKQAAN is encoded by the exons ATGGCAGACTCCCAAAAATTCGTCAGGAGGTGCAAGAAGTGCCAGAAAAATGCTAGCTTCCACAAGGTGCCGACAGCCAAACTCGGCCTACTAATGGCCTCACGGCCTTTTAGTCAATGGCGGATCGACCTCTTGGGTCCTTTCCCAGTTGGCCCTGGACAGCTCAAATACTTAATCGTGGCCATTGATTACTACACAAAGTGGATTGAAGCTGAACCATTGGCCAATATCTCGTTAGGTAACTGCCGTAAGTTCGTTTGGAGACAGATAATTTCCAAGTTCAGAATCACGAAGTCC GACAACAGCTCAATCCTCCACCGGAAAAACGCTCTTCTGACTTACGGGATTGATGCGATAATCCCTGTGGAGATCGGAGAGCCAAATCCACGATTACTCCTAGGTGGTGTAGACGAGGCCGTCGAGAAAGACTTGGTCAATGAAACCAGGAAAACGGCACACTTGTCGGAAACGGCGCTGAAGCAAAGAATAGCACTTTGCTACAACGCCAAAGTGCTAAGAAAGAAATTTGAGCCAGACGACTTGGTCCTGCAACGCAACAACATAGGCCTCCCCACCCTTGGAGAAGGAAAGCAGGCGGCTAATTGA